CCTGCGCCTGCCCCCCCAGAACCTGGAGGCGGAACAGTGCGTCCTGGGCGCCGCCCTTCTCCAGAACGACTCTCTGCTGCGGGTCATCGAGATCCTCCAGGACGAGGATTTCTACCGCACCGCCCACCGCCGGATTTTCTCCGCCCTGATCACCCTGCTGGAGCGCAACGAGCCCCAGGACCTCATCACCCTCATCAACATTCTCAAGGAGCGCAACCAGCTCGACGAGATCGGTGGGCCGGCTGCGGTGGCAGCCCTCACCGACGGGGTGCCCTCCACCGCCAACATCCTTTATTACGCCCAGATCGTCCGCAAGAAGTCGGTGCTGCGGCGTCTCATCCAGGTCTGCTCGGACATCGCTGCCCGCTGTTACGAGGAGCAGGACGATATCGACGAGCTCCTGAACGAGGTGGAGGAGACCGTCTTCGAGATCTCCCGGGCCAAGAGCTCCCAGTCCACCTTCCCCATGAGCACCATCATCAAGGGCACCTTCAAGATGGTGGAGCGGCTCTATGAGCGCAAGGAGCTCATCACCGGTGTGGCCACCGGTTATGCCGAATTCGACAAGCGCACCGCCGGCCTCCAGCCCTCGGACCTCATCATCCTGGCCGGCCGGCCCTCCATGGGCAAGACCGCCCTGGCCATGAACATGGCGCAGCACGCCGCCATCCACCGGAAGGTGCCGGTGGTGATCTTCTCCCTGGAGATGTCCAAGGAGCAGCTGGGCATGCGGCTCTTGTGCTCGGAGAGCCGGGTGGATTCCCACCGCCTGCGCACCGGCTTCATCCAGGAGACCGACTGGCCGAAGCTCATCCGGGCGGCCGGGCGTCTTTCCGAGGCCCCGATCTTCATCGACGACACCCCGGCCATCACTGCCCTCGAGATGCGGGCCAAGGCCCGGCGCCTCAAGAGCGAGCACAACCTGGGCCTGGTGGTGGTGGACTACCTGCAGCTCATGCGGGGCCACAGCCGCACCGAGCGCCGGGAGCAGGAGATCAGCGAGATCTCCCGGGCCTTGAAGGCCATGGCCAAGGAGCTGTCGGTGCCGGTGGTGGCCCTGTCCCAGCTCAACCGCTCGGTGGAGCAGCGGCCCAACAAGCGGCCCCAGCTGTCGGATCTTCGCGAATCGGGAGCGATCGAGCAGGATGCAGACCTCATCTGCTTCATCTACCGGGATGAGGTCTACAACAAAGCGGAAGACAATCCGAACCGGGGGCTGGCTGAGGTGATCATCGGCAAGCAGCGCAACGGCCCCACCGGCACCGTGATGATGACCTTTTTGGACCGTTTCAGCACCTTCGAAAACCTGGCCCAGGGCGACCCCCGTGGTGAAGGCTTCGCGGGCGACTGAAGCGGGCGGGAAGTGTGTTGCAGCATCACCAGCCAGGAATAGCCCAAGGAGCAGCCATGACCGCAAACGAGATTCCCGACTACGACAGTGCCGCGGTGGAGGCCCGCTGGCAGGCCCGCTGGCAGGAGAGTCAGGCCTGGCGGGTGGGCCTCCTGCCCCAGCGGCCCAAGTACTATGTCCTGGAGATGTTCCCTTACCCTTCCGGGGCCATCCACATGGGGCATGTGCGCAACTACACCATCGGCGATGTCCTGGCCCGCTACAAGCGGATGCAGGGCTTCGATGTGCTCCATCCCATGGGCTGGGACGCCTTCGGCCTGCCGGCGGAGAACGCGGCCATCAAAAGAGGCATCCACCCGGCGGCCTGGACCTTCGACAACATCGCCGCCATGAAGAAGCAGCTCCAGCGCATGGGCCTGTCCTATGACTGGGACCGGGAGCTGGCCACCTGTGCGCCGGAGTACTACCGCTGGGAGCAGCGCTTCTTCATCGAGATGCTCCGCCGGGGCCTGGTCTACCAGAGGCTCACCACGGTCAACTGGTGCGAGGGCTGCCACACGGTGCTGGCCAACGAGCAGGTGGAGGGAGGAGCCTGCTGGCGCTGCCACACCGAGGTGGAGCCCCGGGAGATGGCCTGCTGGTTCTTCCGGATCACCGCCTACGTCGAGGAGCTTCTTGCCGGCCTCGACCAGCTTACCGGCTGGCCGGAGCGGGTGATCAGCCAGCAGCGCCAGTGGATCGGCAAGAGCACCGGTGCCCTGGTCCGGTTCCCGGTGGAGGGCAGCGACCAGCCCTTGGCCATCTTCACCACCCGGCCGGACACCATCTTCGGCGTCACCTTCATGAGCCTGGCGGTGGATCACCCCATGGTGGCCGAGGTGGTGGCCAGCGAGGGAGCGGATTCCGCGCTGGCCCGCTTCGTGGCCGAGACCCGCATCGCCCGCCAGCGCCAGGAGCATGAGCAGGAGCTGGACAAGGCCGGGGTCTTCACCGGCCGCTATTGCCGCAACCCGTTCACCGGCGAGCGGGTGCCGATCTGGGCCGCCAACTTCGTGCTCATGGAATACGGCACCGGCGCGGTGATGGCGGTACCGGCCCACGACCAGCGGGACTTCGAATTCGCCACCCGCTACGGCCTGCCGGTGCGGCAGGTGATCGTGCCGCCCGGCCAGGAGGTGGCCGCCAGCCGGCCGGCCCTGACCGCGGCCTACGAGGAGCCGGGGGTGCTGGTGGCCTCCGGTCCCTTCACCGGCCTGCCCTCCCAGGAGGCCAAGGGGGCGATCACCGCCCAGGCCGAGAAGGAGGGCTTCGGCCAGGCCCACGTCACCTACAAGCTCAGAGACTGGGGCCTGTCCCGGCAGCGGTACTGGGGAGCGCCCATCCCCATCATCCACTGCCAGGCCTGCGGCCCGCAGCCGGTGCCCGAGGCCGACCTGCCGGTGGTGCTGCCCACGGATTTCGTCTGGCCCGCCGACGGCCGCTCGCCGCTGCCTGCCATGGCCGAGTTCGTGCACGTCCCCTGCCCGGCCTGCGGCGGGCCGGGGCGACGGGACACCGACACCATGGACACCTTTGTGGAGTCGTCCTGGTACTTCGCCCGCTTCACCTCGGCCCGGGAGGATACCAGGCCCTTCGACCCCCAGGCAGTGGCGGCCTGGCTGCCGGTGGACCAGTACATCGGCGGCATCGAGCACGCGGTGCTCCATCTCCTCTATGCCCGGTTCTTCACCAAGGTGCTGCGGGACATGGGGTATCTGTCCGTGGATGAGCCGGCCGCAAGGCTCCTCACCCAGGGCATGGTGCTCAAGGACGGGGCCAAGATGTCCAAATCCAAGGGCAATGTCGTGGATCCGGACGCCCTGATCGAGCGCTACGGCGCGGATACGGTGCGCCTCTTCAGCCTCTTCGCCGCGCCGCCGGACAAGGATCTGGAGTGGAGCACCCAAGGGGTGGAAGGGGCTTCCCGGTTCCTGTCCCGGGTCTGGCGCCTGGTGCACGAGCAGCTGCCGGTCCTGGCAGCAGCCGGCTCGGCGCCAGCGGACCTCGATGCGGCCAGCCGGGACCTGCACCGCAAGACCCACCAGACCATGCGCAAGGTCACCGAGGACATCGAGACCCGGCTGCACTTCAACACCGCCATCGCCGCCATCATGGAGCTGACCAACGCCATCTCCGCCGCCACCGCGGCCGAGGCAGCGACAACCGTGGCGCCGGCGGTGCTGCGGGAGGCCATCGAGGCCGTGGTGACGCTGCTCTCCCCCATGGTGCCCCACCTGGCCGAGGAGCTGTGGCAGACCCTGGGCCACGACCAGCCCCTGGCCTTTGCCGCCTGGCCGGCCTTCGACCCGGCGGTGGCCCAGGAGGACCTGGTGACCGTGGTGGTGCAGGTGAACGGCAAGCTCCGCAGCCGTCTGACGGTTCCCCCCGGCACGGCCAGCGGCGAGCTGCAGGCCATGGCCCTGGCCGACGACAAGGTGCTCCGCTTTTTGGCCGGCAAGCCGGTCAGGAAGGCGATTGTGGTGCCGGACAAGCTGGTCAATCTGGTGGTGGCGGGATGATGACCCGGCTGGTCCTGGCCCTCTTCGGGGTGTGCCTGCTCGCCGCCGGCTGCGGCTACCGCCATCCGGCTGCCACCATGGCCGGCGGCCAGCACCGGGCCATCCGGCTGCCGATGTGGCAGAACCGCTCCAACGAGCTGGGGCTGGAGGCCACCTTCCAGCGCGCCCTGGCGGACTGGTTCCGCAAGGCCGGCTGGTTGGTGGTGACCGGCTCCGGCGATCCGGCGGAGCTGGAGCTGGCAGGCTCCATCGTCAAGCTCTGGCTGCCCGGCCGGGCTTACGGGGCCTTCGACCGGGCCGAGGAGCTGCGGGCCCAGGTCACCTGCGATGTGCGCCTGCTCACCGCCGACGGCCGCACCCTGTGGCACGAGCCAGCCCTGGTCATGGACGAGCCGGCCACCGTGGGCGAGGATGCCGTTGCCAGCCGGGACCACCGCAACCGGGCCCTGGCCCGCCTGGCCAGCAATCTGGCCGAGCGCCTGGGCTTCCGGGTGCTGGCCACCCGGGAGGCTGGGCCATGAGGTCCCTCCGACCCGGCACCGGAGCCGGCCGGCAGAGGCCCCGAGGGGCCCGGTGAGCACCAGCCCCATCTACCGGGCCGTCGCCCGCCAGATCGCGGCCCATCTGCCCCGGGGTGCCACCTGGCAGCATCTGGACATCGGCTCCGGCAGCGGCGAGCTGATCGGCCAGCTCCGGGAGCGCTTCGCCGTTGTCTCCCGGTGCTGCGATTACACCGCTGACCTGATGCGCCTTCCGGGCCAGACGGTCGACATCGTCGATCTCAACGCCGACCAGCACCTGCCCTATCCGGATGCGGCCTTCGATCTGGTCACTGCCACCGAGGTCATTGAGCATCTGGAGGATTTCCGGGCCATCCTCCGGGAGGCATTTCGGGTCTTGCGGCCCGGCGGGCTGTTGGTCCTCACCACCCCCAACGTGCTCAACCTCGACTCCTCTCATGGGGCCGCTGCCGGTGGGCAACCGCTCCCGGGAGTCCTGCGCCGGCCATATCAATCCGGTGTCCGTCTTCTACCTCGTCCATGCCCTGGCCGAGCTGGGCTTCACCGGCATGGCCATCACCGTGGATCGCTACCAGCGCTCCGGCCTGGGCAAGCTCATCCTCTGGTGGCTGCCCATCCGGCTGATGGCGGCCTGGATCGGCTTGCGGGAAGCCAGGAAGTACCGCACCATCGACGACTCCAACCGGGCCCTGGTGCAAAGCCTCAACGGGCTGCCCATCCTCCTGGGCCGCACCATCGTGGTGACAGCCAGGAAGGGGTGAAACCTGTGAGGCCGAGGCCGAGAACGGCCGGCCGGGGACCGCCGACAGGGAGCTGCTGGGCGTAGACCAGGCCTGGAACCCCGGAGCACGATGCCGATCGCCGACCTCATCCTGGTCCTGCATGCCGTGGTCGTGGTCCTGGTGGTGGGTGGCCAGGCCCTGTTCATGGCTGGCTACCACCGCCGCTGGCGCTGGGTGCTGCACCGCTCTCCCCGGATGGTGCACCTGGGCCTGGTCCTGTTCATCACCCTCCAGGCCTGGGCCGGCCGCTGGTGCCCGCTCACGCTGCTGGAGTACCAGTACCGGGCCGCGGCCGGCGAGCCGGTGCCCACCGAGTCCTTTCTCCAGCACTGGCTCGGCCGGCTCGTCTACTGGGACGTACCGCCACGGGTCTGCACCGCCGTCTACACCCTGTTCGGGCTGCTGGTGCTGGGCTATTTTCTGCTCCTGGAAAGACGGAACAGAGACACGTTGCGCCCGTCCGACGCCCCTTGAGAAAACGAGCAGCACCCGGGAGCGATCCATCACCGTCTGGGGCATGTCAGCTGCCCGGCCTTCCCTGCCCCGAACCTGCCCAGAAGACCAACGTGCCCCGCTCCCGCCGTCTTTCTTCCTCCCGCCAGCCACCCCGGCCGGCCGGGAGCCGGCCGCCTGCCTGGCAGCCGGTGGAGCCGCTCGCCATCCGCTACCCGGCCGAGCTGCCGATCAGCGCCCATCACGAGGAGATCGTCGCCGCCATCGCCGGCCGGCAGGTGGTGATCGTCACCGGCGCCACCGGCTCGGGCAAGACCACCCAACTGCCCAAGATGTGCCTGGCGGCCGGCCGGGGCCGACTTGGCCGCATCGGCTGCACCCAGCCGCGGCGCATCGCTGCCGTCACGGTCGCGGCCCGGGTGGCGGAAGAGCTGGCCGCCTGCGGCCCCGGCTTCGTCGGCCACAAGATCCGTTTCCAGGACCAGACCCGGCCAGGCACCCGGGTCAAGTTCGTCACCGACGGCATGCTCCTGGCCGAGACCCAGACGGATCCGGATCTTCTCGCATACGACACGATCATCGTCGACGAGGCCCACGAGCGCAGCCTCAACATCGACTTCCTGCTGGGCATCCTCCGGCGGCTTCTGCCCCGGCGGCCGGATCTCCATCTGGTCATCACCTCGGCCACCATCGATACCGAGAAGTTCCAGGCCGCCTTCGCCGGGGCACCGGTCATCGAGGTCTCGGGCCGGACCTATCCGGTGGAGGTCCGTTACCGGCCCTTGAGCGCGGAGGATGAGGAGGCCGGCGAGGTCACCCATGTGGACGGGGCGGTGGCGGCGGTGCGGGAGATCCGGAGCCGGGATCGTGCCGGCGATATCCTGGTGTTCATGCCCACCGAGCGGGACATCCAGGAGACGGTGGCCACCCTGGAGGGAGAGCGCCTGGCCGGGGCCACGGTGCTGCCCATGTTCGGCCGGCTGTCCGCCGCCGGCCAGGCGCGGATCTTCCAGCCTGGCCCGGGCCAGCGGATCGTGGTGGCGACCAACGTTGCCGAAACCTCGGTCACCGTGCCGGGCATCCGCTACGTGGTGGACACCGGCCTGGCCCGCCTTTCGGTCTACAACCCCCGGGCCCGCACCCACGGCCTGCCGATCCTGCCGATCTCCCGCTCGTCGGCGGACCAGCGCCTGGGCCGGTGCGGCCGCCTGGGGCCAGGCATCTGCATCCGGCTGTACAGCGAGGCGGATTACACCGACCGGCCGCGCTTCACGCCGCCGGAGATCCTGCGGGCCAACCTGGCCGAGGTCATTTTGCGCCTCCTCGCCCTGGATCTGGGGGATCCGGAGGCCTTCCCCTTCATCGACCGGCCCTCCTCCCGGGCGATCCGGGATGGCCTCGCCCTGTTGCGGGAGCTGGGGGCCATCGACGACGCCAAAAAGCTCACCCCCCGGGGCCGACTCATGGCCCGCCTGCCCCTGGATCCCACGGTGAGCCGCATGATCATCGAGGCCCGGGAGCGGAACGCCCTCGCCGAGGTGACGGTGATCGCCGCCGGCCTGTCGGTGCAGGATCCCCGGGAACGGCCGGCGGACCGCGAGGCAGAGGCCGAGGCGGCCCACAAGGCCTTTGCCGATCCGACCTCCGACTTCCTCACCCTGCTTGGCATCTGGCGCCAGGCCATGGCGGTCTGGGACCAGGTGAAGAGCCAGGGCCGCTTCCGCAAGTACTGCCGGGCCAACTTCCTGTCCTTCAACCGGCTGCGGGAGTGGCGGGAGGTCCACGACCAGATCCGGGAGGTGCTGGCCGAGGAGGAGGGCTTTGTCGCCAACGAGCTGCCCGCCGCGGCAGACAGCATCCACCAGGCCCTCCTGGCTGGTCTGTTGCGCAACATCGCGGTGAAGAAGGAGCGTAACCTTTACACCGCCGCCCACGGCCGGCCGGCGATGATCCATCCTGGCAGCGTGCTGTTCAACCGCGCCCCGGCCTGGATCGTCGCGGCCGAGCTGGTGGAGACCACCCGGCTCTATGCCCGCACCGTGACCGCCATCCGGCCGGAATGGCTGGAGCCCCTGGCCGGCGATCTGTGCCGGTACACCCACAGCGAGCCCCGCTGGGAGAAGAGCCGGGGTCAGGTGACGGCGTGCGAGCGGGTGACCCTGTTCGGGCTCACGGTGG
The Thermodesulfobacteriota bacterium DNA segment above includes these coding regions:
- the dnaB gene encoding replicative DNA helicase, whose product is MRLPPQNLEAEQCVLGAALLQNDSLLRVIEILQDEDFYRTAHRRIFSALITLLERNEPQDLITLINILKERNQLDEIGGPAAVAALTDGVPSTANILYYAQIVRKKSVLRRLIQVCSDIAARCYEEQDDIDELLNEVEETVFEISRAKSSQSTFPMSTIIKGTFKMVERLYERKELITGVATGYAEFDKRTAGLQPSDLIILAGRPSMGKTALAMNMAQHAAIHRKVPVVIFSLEMSKEQLGMRLLCSESRVDSHRLRTGFIQETDWPKLIRAAGRLSEAPIFIDDTPAITALEMRAKARRLKSEHNLGLVVVDYLQLMRGHSRTERREQEISEISRALKAMAKELSVPVVALSQLNRSVEQRPNKRPQLSDLRESGAIEQDADLICFIYRDEVYNKAEDNPNRGLAEVIIGKQRNGPTGTVMMTFLDRFSTFENLAQGDPRGEGFAGD
- the leuS gene encoding leucine--tRNA ligase — protein: MTANEIPDYDSAAVEARWQARWQESQAWRVGLLPQRPKYYVLEMFPYPSGAIHMGHVRNYTIGDVLARYKRMQGFDVLHPMGWDAFGLPAENAAIKRGIHPAAWTFDNIAAMKKQLQRMGLSYDWDRELATCAPEYYRWEQRFFIEMLRRGLVYQRLTTVNWCEGCHTVLANEQVEGGACWRCHTEVEPREMACWFFRITAYVEELLAGLDQLTGWPERVISQQRQWIGKSTGALVRFPVEGSDQPLAIFTTRPDTIFGVTFMSLAVDHPMVAEVVASEGADSALARFVAETRIARQRQEHEQELDKAGVFTGRYCRNPFTGERVPIWAANFVLMEYGTGAVMAVPAHDQRDFEFATRYGLPVRQVIVPPGQEVAASRPALTAAYEEPGVLVASGPFTGLPSQEAKGAITAQAEKEGFGQAHVTYKLRDWGLSRQRYWGAPIPIIHCQACGPQPVPEADLPVVLPTDFVWPADGRSPLPAMAEFVHVPCPACGGPGRRDTDTMDTFVESSWYFARFTSAREDTRPFDPQAVAAWLPVDQYIGGIEHAVLHLLYARFFTKVLRDMGYLSVDEPAARLLTQGMVLKDGAKMSKSKGNVVDPDALIERYGADTVRLFSLFAAPPDKDLEWSTQGVEGASRFLSRVWRLVHEQLPVLAAAGSAPADLDAASRDLHRKTHQTMRKVTEDIETRLHFNTAIAAIMELTNAISAATAAEAATTVAPAVLREAIEAVVTLLSPMVPHLAEELWQTLGHDQPLAFAAWPAFDPAVAQEDLVTVVVQVNGKLRSRLTVPPGTASGELQAMALADDKVLRFLAGKPVRKAIVVPDKLVNLVVAG
- the lptE gene encoding LPS assembly lipoprotein LptE; this encodes MMTRLVLALFGVCLLAAGCGYRHPAATMAGGQHRAIRLPMWQNRSNELGLEATFQRALADWFRKAGWLVVTGSGDPAELELAGSIVKLWLPGRAYGAFDRAEELRAQVTCDVRLLTADGRTLWHEPALVMDEPATVGEDAVASRDHRNRALARLASNLAERLGFRVLATREAGP
- a CDS encoding DUF2784 domain-containing protein, with product MPIADLILVLHAVVVVLVVGGQALFMAGYHRRWRWVLHRSPRMVHLGLVLFITLQAWAGRWCPLTLLEYQYRAAAGEPVPTESFLQHWLGRLVYWDVPPRVCTAVYTLFGLLVLGYFLLLERRNRDTLRPSDAP
- the hrpA gene encoding ATP-dependent RNA helicase HrpA; translation: MPRSRRLSSSRQPPRPAGSRPPAWQPVEPLAIRYPAELPISAHHEEIVAAIAGRQVVIVTGATGSGKTTQLPKMCLAAGRGRLGRIGCTQPRRIAAVTVAARVAEELAACGPGFVGHKIRFQDQTRPGTRVKFVTDGMLLAETQTDPDLLAYDTIIVDEAHERSLNIDFLLGILRRLLPRRPDLHLVITSATIDTEKFQAAFAGAPVIEVSGRTYPVEVRYRPLSAEDEEAGEVTHVDGAVAAVREIRSRDRAGDILVFMPTERDIQETVATLEGERLAGATVLPMFGRLSAAGQARIFQPGPGQRIVVATNVAETSVTVPGIRYVVDTGLARLSVYNPRARTHGLPILPISRSSADQRLGRCGRLGPGICIRLYSEADYTDRPRFTPPEILRANLAEVILRLLALDLGDPEAFPFIDRPSSRAIRDGLALLRELGAIDDAKKLTPRGRLMARLPLDPTVSRMIIEARERNALAEVTVIAAGLSVQDPRERPADREAEAEAAHKAFADPTSDFLTLLGIWRQAMAVWDQVKSQGRFRKYCRANFLSFNRLREWREVHDQIREVLAEEEGFVANELPAAADSIHQALLAGLLRNIAVKKERNLYTAAHGRPAMIHPGSVLFNRAPAWIVAAELVETTRLYARTVTAIRPEWLEPLAGDLCRYTHSEPRWEKSRGQVTACERVTLFGLTVEAGRRIDFARIDREAARAIFIREGLMAGELRGRYAFLAHNQALIQAVELLEDRFRRRDLRVDDETIFAFYQTRLPAGIASQSGLDRLIRRRGGDDSLRLTEADLLRQQPSAEDRHRFPEELAMAGTVLPLSYRFQHGAEDDGVTVMLPADLVRALPAEAFEWTVPGLLEEKVVALLRGLPKSIRKELVPIPQTASRLCQGLDPTEGSLFAALERRILQLFGLRIPRQAWAGAAIPDHLRLRLAVVDDQGRTVRASRQWSDLVQEPLPAVGDRRLTTLRQRWQRTGIGLAPFPELPERLPLTEAGPGPAGFAYPGLAVSPDGSLGIQLFATAEERAQLGRAGLVAWASLAFASELRLLKKDWRLPRNQWLLYEGFGDETGFHQDLMSFILTELFQAASGVMPEKAAWETLKAGLAGGELARQGRRIREGVLAVLGERRATIVVIGRFEGLAGRSPADAARFAHYRQEVARIVPRDFLTTMTFADLADLPRYLKALAVRVERAHAAPARDSDKARQLERHLERLTGIRPEALTAEQRSRLVEYRQLLAEFQVSLFAPELGTRLPVSAKRLDEKWQELGLGGAGR